From Toxorhynchites rutilus septentrionalis strain SRP chromosome 2, ASM2978413v1, whole genome shotgun sequence, a single genomic window includes:
- the LOC129769450 gene encoding syntaxin-6 isoform X2 produces MMEDPFFVVKDEVFKALNKTRGLYLRWRELNDALSGGTTAEAEWTTTELKNSLRSIEWDLEDLEDTISIVEKNPSKFKIDNKELSSRRYFIDATRDEVKSMKDRMSINRSRDRDITARQPLLDNCDKDSPQNQTNTNFLNNNSCIIGSGGGNISCNLNNNNLNLTGKNLISSAGAAMSASRHSGAKYSKLENNLDESPTHYAASSSVLDGGSNRFLEDTLVTQQRILASQDEQLDVISDSIGTLKTVSRQIGIELEEQAVMLDEFGNELEQTESKLDSTMKKVAKVLHVTNDRRQWMAILVLSFALLVVIIMYIIL; encoded by the exons ATGATGGAAGACCCATTCTTCGTAGTGAAAGA CGAAGTATTCAAAGCGCTAAACAAGACACGTGGACTGTATCTTCGGTGGCGTGAACTAAACGATGCTCTATCCGGTGGCACTACAGCGGAGGCCGAGTGGACTACGACCGAACTGAAAAATTCGCTGCGTAGCATCGAATGGGATTTGGAGGATCTCGAAGACACAATCA gtattgtagagaaaaatcctaGCAAATTCAAGATCGACAACAAGGAACTATCCAGTCGGCGCTATTTCATCGATGCTACTCGGGATGAAGTGAAATCCATGAAAGATCGCATGAGCATAAATCGCAGCCGCGACCGAGACATCACTGCAAGACAACCGTTACTAGATAACTGCGACAAAGATTCTCCCCAAAATCAGACGAATACAAATTTTCTTAACAACAATAGTTGCATTATTGGTAGTGGTGGTGGAAACATCAGCTGTAATTTGAACAACAACAATCTCAATCTCACTGGGAAGAATCTGATAAGTTCTGCCGGTGCAGCAATGTCAGCCTCACGACATAGTGGCGCTAAATACTCCAAGCTGGAGAACAACTTGGACGAGAGTCCGACACACTATGCCGCCTCGTCGTCAGTGTTAGACGGTGGATCGAATAGATTCCTCGAAGATACGCTCGTTACCCAGCAGCGAATACTGGCCTCCCAAGATGAGCAGCTGGATGTTATTAGCGATTCGATTGGGACTCTTAAAACCGTTTCTCGCCAGATCGGTATCGAGCTCGAGGAACAGGCTGT GATGCTGGATGAGTTCGGAAACGAGCTCGAACAAACCGAGTCAAAGCTGGATTCCACGATGAAGAAGGTAGCCAAAGTACTGCACGTAACTAacg ATCGTCGACAGTGGATGGCGATATTGGTACTGTCATTCGCACTATTAGTTGTGATAATAATGTATATTATCCTTTAA
- the LOC129768192 gene encoding selenocysteine-specific elongation factor, translating into MKVFNLNVGILGHVDSGKTTLAKALSSIPSTAAFDKNPQSQQRGITLDLGFSALVLDLPDHFRENCGDCDKLQFTFVDCPGHSSLIRTIIGGAQIIDMMILVVDIGKGIQTQTAECLVICELTCRKIIIVLNKVDTVEIDERPKVIQKRIKNIRKILGGTDFTGCDIVALSAASGEKLETLVTVLQKYAFVPERQYDSPFLFAVDHCFAIKGQGTVCTGTVLQGQVKLNEDVEIPKLKLVKKVKSMQMFKQNLNVARQGDRIGICITQFDPKLLERGTICKPGYVLDIHAAILRLHVIKYYKAVIKSSSSAFNVSEQYKYLCETNPDGQEQIQFLFALLEFEKPVQATQNALIIGSKLDTDIHANQCRIAFYGHLDFIISDKNYATSLLPQLKLFKAKEKVGTIQRVVSETELIAAGLFKKVGNNRQDFIGFKAQLCTGEWGIIADTFGATSKVRLRFSSPLTRQTLDLFVMKDKQMKVLVRYKKYIFKQKNGVNKIVQ; encoded by the exons ATGAAGGTGTTCAACTTAAATGTTGGCATTCTTGGCCATGTCGACTCTGGGAAAACAACACTGGCAAAGGCGTTAAGTAGTATACCTAGCACTGCGGCATTCGACAAGAACCCACAGTCTCAGCAACGAGGAATTACCTTGGATTTGGGATTTAGTGCACTAGTATTGGATCTTCCTGACCACTTCAGAGAGAACTGTGGCGATTGTGACAAGCTACAGTTTACTTTTGTGGATTGTCCCGGTCATAGTAGCCTCATACGTACCATTATTGGAGGAGCGCAAATCATCGATATGATGATACTTGTAGTGGACATAGGAAAGGGAATCCAGACACAAACCGCGGAATGTTTGGTCATCTGTGAACTTACTTGCCGGAAAATAATTATTGTCCTAAATAAGGTAGATACTGTCGAAATAGACGAAAGGCCCAAAGTAATTCaaaaaagaataaagaatataaGAAAAATACTTGGAGGCACTGATTTCACTGGATGCGACATTGTTGCTCTATCGGCAGCAAGTGGAGAGAAATTGGAAACGTTAGTAACTGTCCTGCAAAAGTATGCATTCGTTCCAGAGCGTCAGTACGATTCGCCATTCCTTTTCGCTGTAGATCATTGTTTCGCTATAAAAGGCCAAGGAACGGTTTGTACCGGAACAGTGCTACAAGGACAGGTTAAATTGAATGAAGATGTGGAAATTCCCAAGCTGAAGCTTGTTAAAAAAGTTAAATCAATGCAAATGTTCAAACAAAACCTAAATGTAGCACGTCAAGGTGACCGGATTGGCATTTGCATTACCCAGTTTGATCCAAAACTGTTGGAAAGGGGAACAATTTGCAAACCGGGCTATGTATTGGATATCCATGCAGCGATTCTACGGCTGCATGTAATCAAGTACTATAAAGCTGTTATCAAGA GTTCCAGTAGCGCTTTTAACGTATCAGAACAATATAAGTATCTCTGCGAAACTAATCCCGATGGACAAGAACAGATACAGTTTTTGTTTGCACTGTTGGAGTTTGAAAAACCTGTTCAAGCCACGCAGAATGCTTTAATTATTGGGTCCAAACTGGATACCGACATTCACGCGAATCAGTGCAGAATTGCTTTCTACGGCCACTTAGACTTCATTATTTCGGACAAAAATTACGCTACGAGTCTTTTGCCACAGCTCAAATTGTTTAAAGCAAAAGAAAAAGTTGGAACTATCCAAAGGGTTGTAAGCGAAACTGAGCTGATTGCTGCGGGGTTGTTCAAGAAAGTGGGTAACAACCGGCAGGATTTCATCGGCTTCAAAGCACAGCTTTGTACAGGCGAATGGGGCATCATTGCAGATACTTTCGGAGCTACCTCGAAAGTTAGACTAAGATTTTCGTCACCACTGACGAGACAGACGCTAGATTTGTTTGTAATGAAAGACAAACAGATGAAAGTACTAGTTAGATataagaaatatatatttaaacagAAGAATGGCGTTAATAAAATTGTACAATAA
- the LOC129766819 gene encoding uncharacterized protein LOC129766819, translating into MDCVINDNFPYSKSVLIEIKDVKQISNWFIKGKILSDFIQLNVKFDLTRNTIYVPLSDTKVSVQIERNHPVVGISDSSFIAQDPLNNSCALKRNAFEKLPLLQDYVHQELRHMYAEHVSGRRDSEIVFEGTLLCNFNRKNYYCNGGIK; encoded by the exons ATGGATTGTGTTATTAACG ACAACTTCCCTTATTCGAAATCAGTATTGATCGAGATCAAGGATGTGAAACAAATTTCCAATTGGTTCATCAAGGGCAAAATTTTGAGCGACTTCATCCAGCTAAATGTGAAG TTCGACCTGACCCGGAACACGATCTATGTTCCCCTGTCCGACACAAAAGTATCGGTTCAGATAGAGCGAAATCACCCAGTTGTTGGCATTTCTGATTCGTCATTCATCGCCCAGGATCCGCTTAATAACAGCTGTGCGTTGAAGCGAAATGCGTTCGAGAAGCTGCCCTTGCTCCAGGATTACGTGCACCaggaattgcgacatatgtatgCTGAGCACGTTTCTGGACGAAGAGATAGTGAGATAGTGTTTGAAGGAACATTACTATGTAATTTTAATCGTAAGAATTATTACTGCAATGGTGGAATAAAATAG
- the LOC129769450 gene encoding syntaxin-6 isoform X1, protein MYCNLVRKSKYSIRLFVFCACFSSFPSDNKGRKILFKALNKTRGLYLRWRELNDALSGGTTAEAEWTTTELKNSLRSIEWDLEDLEDTISIVEKNPSKFKIDNKELSSRRYFIDATRDEVKSMKDRMSINRSRDRDITARQPLLDNCDKDSPQNQTNTNFLNNNSCIIGSGGGNISCNLNNNNLNLTGKNLISSAGAAMSASRHSGAKYSKLENNLDESPTHYAASSSVLDGGSNRFLEDTLVTQQRILASQDEQLDVISDSIGTLKTVSRQIGIELEEQAVMLDEFGNELEQTESKLDSTMKKVAKVLHVTNDRRQWMAILVLSFALLVVIIMYIIL, encoded by the exons ATGTATTGCAACCTAGTGCGCAAGAGTAAATATTCCATTCGTCTATTCGTGTTTTGTGCTTGTTTTTCCAGTTTTCCTTCAGATAATAAGGGACGGAAAATAT TATTCAAAGCGCTAAACAAGACACGTGGACTGTATCTTCGGTGGCGTGAACTAAACGATGCTCTATCCGGTGGCACTACAGCGGAGGCCGAGTGGACTACGACCGAACTGAAAAATTCGCTGCGTAGCATCGAATGGGATTTGGAGGATCTCGAAGACACAATCA gtattgtagagaaaaatcctaGCAAATTCAAGATCGACAACAAGGAACTATCCAGTCGGCGCTATTTCATCGATGCTACTCGGGATGAAGTGAAATCCATGAAAGATCGCATGAGCATAAATCGCAGCCGCGACCGAGACATCACTGCAAGACAACCGTTACTAGATAACTGCGACAAAGATTCTCCCCAAAATCAGACGAATACAAATTTTCTTAACAACAATAGTTGCATTATTGGTAGTGGTGGTGGAAACATCAGCTGTAATTTGAACAACAACAATCTCAATCTCACTGGGAAGAATCTGATAAGTTCTGCCGGTGCAGCAATGTCAGCCTCACGACATAGTGGCGCTAAATACTCCAAGCTGGAGAACAACTTGGACGAGAGTCCGACACACTATGCCGCCTCGTCGTCAGTGTTAGACGGTGGATCGAATAGATTCCTCGAAGATACGCTCGTTACCCAGCAGCGAATACTGGCCTCCCAAGATGAGCAGCTGGATGTTATTAGCGATTCGATTGGGACTCTTAAAACCGTTTCTCGCCAGATCGGTATCGAGCTCGAGGAACAGGCTGT GATGCTGGATGAGTTCGGAAACGAGCTCGAACAAACCGAGTCAAAGCTGGATTCCACGATGAAGAAGGTAGCCAAAGTACTGCACGTAACTAacg ATCGTCGACAGTGGATGGCGATATTGGTACTGTCATTCGCACTATTAGTTGTGATAATAATGTATATTATCCTTTAA
- the LOC129769450 gene encoding syntaxin-6 isoform X3, giving the protein MCREVFKALNKTRGLYLRWRELNDALSGGTTAEAEWTTTELKNSLRSIEWDLEDLEDTISIVEKNPSKFKIDNKELSSRRYFIDATRDEVKSMKDRMSINRSRDRDITARQPLLDNCDKDSPQNQTNTNFLNNNSCIIGSGGGNISCNLNNNNLNLTGKNLISSAGAAMSASRHSGAKYSKLENNLDESPTHYAASSSVLDGGSNRFLEDTLVTQQRILASQDEQLDVISDSIGTLKTVSRQIGIELEEQAVMLDEFGNELEQTESKLDSTMKKVAKVLHVTNDRRQWMAILVLSFALLVVIIMYIIL; this is encoded by the exons atgtgccg CGAAGTATTCAAAGCGCTAAACAAGACACGTGGACTGTATCTTCGGTGGCGTGAACTAAACGATGCTCTATCCGGTGGCACTACAGCGGAGGCCGAGTGGACTACGACCGAACTGAAAAATTCGCTGCGTAGCATCGAATGGGATTTGGAGGATCTCGAAGACACAATCA gtattgtagagaaaaatcctaGCAAATTCAAGATCGACAACAAGGAACTATCCAGTCGGCGCTATTTCATCGATGCTACTCGGGATGAAGTGAAATCCATGAAAGATCGCATGAGCATAAATCGCAGCCGCGACCGAGACATCACTGCAAGACAACCGTTACTAGATAACTGCGACAAAGATTCTCCCCAAAATCAGACGAATACAAATTTTCTTAACAACAATAGTTGCATTATTGGTAGTGGTGGTGGAAACATCAGCTGTAATTTGAACAACAACAATCTCAATCTCACTGGGAAGAATCTGATAAGTTCTGCCGGTGCAGCAATGTCAGCCTCACGACATAGTGGCGCTAAATACTCCAAGCTGGAGAACAACTTGGACGAGAGTCCGACACACTATGCCGCCTCGTCGTCAGTGTTAGACGGTGGATCGAATAGATTCCTCGAAGATACGCTCGTTACCCAGCAGCGAATACTGGCCTCCCAAGATGAGCAGCTGGATGTTATTAGCGATTCGATTGGGACTCTTAAAACCGTTTCTCGCCAGATCGGTATCGAGCTCGAGGAACAGGCTGT GATGCTGGATGAGTTCGGAAACGAGCTCGAACAAACCGAGTCAAAGCTGGATTCCACGATGAAGAAGGTAGCCAAAGTACTGCACGTAACTAacg ATCGTCGACAGTGGATGGCGATATTGGTACTGTCATTCGCACTATTAGTTGTGATAATAATGTATATTATCCTTTAA
- the LOC129769138 gene encoding 60S ribosomal protein L29: MAKSKNHTNHNQNQKAHKNGIKKPKRQRNESTRGMCQKFLHNLRFSKKGNLSREESLKRAEERKAKFAGQPAPVRL, from the exons ATGGCCAAGTCCAAGAATCATACCAATCACAACCAGA ATCAGAAGGCACACAAGAATGGCATCAAGAAGCCAAAGCGTCAGCGAAACGAATCAACCCGCGGT atgtGCCAAAAGTTCCTGCATAACCTGCGGTTTTCGAAGAAAGGAAATTTGTCTCGAGAGGAATCGCTGAAGCGAGCTGAAGAGCGCAAGGCCAAGTTCGCTGGTCAACCAGCCCCAGTTAGGCTGTAG